A stretch of the Photobacterium toruni genome encodes the following:
- a CDS encoding WavE lipopolysaccharide synthesis family protein, translating into MNNISQQISVVVQGPVQNYQGRTHHEEGITQRCLASIRTHLPGAKIILSTWPDQDLSGLDYDQLIISPDPGQNQDGFCHVNYQRQVLSTQAGLNAITTPYAVKLRSDNFLTGNQFVAIQQQFAKTESDQQIFSEKVVINSNLFRRSSHGHRVIMSPSDFFYYGRTADLKLIWQQPEFNQHAFSQQLIEQAQKVAGTPFALEAEQTYCQIWLKNIAPDTTPLLKHRFDINNHDIIVWERFLASNIIIADPQTMGLGLRKISQRKVKRANEYSHTDWLKLYQRYCDNTVTINIDKNQRQLELRRLFKLPLSKLVFKLKHHMLG; encoded by the coding sequence ATGAATAATATTTCCCAACAAATTAGTGTGGTGGTGCAAGGTCCTGTTCAAAATTACCAAGGTCGAACCCATCATGAAGAAGGAATAACTCAACGCTGTCTTGCTAGTATTCGTACTCATTTACCAGGCGCTAAAATTATTTTATCAACATGGCCCGATCAAGATTTGAGTGGCCTTGATTACGATCAGTTAATTATCAGTCCAGATCCTGGTCAAAACCAAGATGGTTTCTGTCATGTAAACTATCAACGTCAAGTATTGTCAACTCAAGCAGGGCTTAATGCGATTACGACACCTTATGCTGTTAAATTACGTAGTGATAATTTTCTGACGGGAAATCAATTTGTTGCAATCCAACAACAGTTCGCTAAAACAGAATCAGATCAGCAAATTTTCAGCGAAAAAGTTGTCATCAATTCAAATCTTTTCCGTCGCAGCTCCCATGGTCATCGTGTCATTATGAGCCCGAGTGATTTCTTTTATTATGGACGTACGGCAGATCTGAAATTAATATGGCAACAACCCGAATTTAATCAGCATGCTTTTTCACAGCAGCTCATTGAGCAGGCCCAAAAAGTAGCGGGTACACCATTTGCACTTGAAGCAGAGCAAACTTATTGTCAAATATGGTTAAAGAATATTGCGCCCGATACTACCCCATTGCTTAAACATCGATTTGATATAAATAACCATGACATTATTGTTTGGGAACGTTTTTTAGCCAGTAATATTATTATTGCAGACCCACAAACAATGGGATTAGGGCTAAGAAAAATTTCACAGCGCAAAGTAAAACGAGCGAATGAGTACAGTCATACCGATTGGCTCAAACTATATCAAAGATATTGTGATAATACGGTGACAATCAACATCGATAAAAATCAACGCCAGCTTGAGTTGAGACGTTTATTTAAATTACCCTTAAGTAAATTAGTTTTTAAGCTGAAACATCATATGTTAGGTTAA
- a CDS encoding glycosyltransferase family 2 protein gives MIVIPMAGLSSRFFNAGFTQPKYMLNAHGETLFAHAINSFSHYFATESFLFIVRNVHNTVAFVEQEIARLQIKDAHIFVLDKPTRGQAETVYLGLQSLPDYQGSITIFNIDTFRPQFRYPQNIAAWDGYLEVFKGHGDNWSFALAENDTSSRVIKTTEKDPISDLCSTGLYYFANCQLFNQAYQQYLAKPQTEWAKGELYIAPLYNDLIIANHAIHYHLIDNNEVIFCGVPDEYQAFLEMSHE, from the coding sequence ATGATTGTTATTCCAATGGCGGGGCTGAGTTCACGCTTTTTTAATGCAGGGTTTACGCAACCAAAATACATGCTAAATGCACATGGCGAAACGCTTTTTGCACATGCTATCAATAGCTTTTCGCATTATTTTGCGACGGAATCATTTTTGTTTATTGTACGAAATGTCCATAACACCGTTGCATTTGTCGAGCAAGAAATTGCTCGCTTACAGATTAAAGACGCACATATTTTTGTACTTGATAAACCGACGCGTGGTCAAGCTGAAACCGTTTATCTTGGCTTGCAATCTTTGCCCGATTATCAAGGTTCAATCACTATATTTAATATTGATACTTTTCGCCCACAATTTCGTTACCCACAAAATATTGCCGCGTGGGATGGTTATTTAGAAGTATTTAAAGGTCATGGAGATAATTGGTCTTTTGCTCTGGCTGAAAATGACACATCTTCTCGAGTTATAAAAACAACTGAAAAAGATCCTATTTCTGATTTATGCAGTACCGGCCTGTATTATTTTGCAAATTGCCAGTTATTTAATCAAGCCTATCAACAATACTTAGCCAAACCACAAACGGAATGGGCAAAAGGCGAACTGTATATTGCACCACTTTATAATGATTTGATTATTGCTAACCATGCGATTCATTATCACCTAATTGATAATAATGAAGTAATATTTTGTGGTGTCCCTGATGAGTATCAAGCGTTCTTGGAGATGTCCCATGAATAA
- a CDS encoding glycosyltransferase — MERILFVTHNFKGGGIQKITLDTARYQAQQGNDVTLLALEEGMDFQLDFSCAYHVLPVKEFLFKHPFLGLYFLFYKMFLRKIFPQSEHLWAGTIYKKIFMEYQKTQQPFDAIFINGARSMNRLYSLNLSQVVYSLHLPHVLAKKNNIYYNFLFKKLFLNKKVFTVSDFIKDPILKKSMQLSIPLKCLETIYNPCDKKDLLEKSKDEINFNSKFILAVGRLSRQKRFDVLIDAYHLADIDLPLIILGEGNQRKVLEKKIEQLNLNQKVLLKGFDNNPFKWMNRCEFFVLSSDLEGFVLVINEALACGAPVIATDCGPVTEILTGELQKGIVPKQDPIALANKIKQFVQTPIYPSEDVIDKLSFSHITKLQLKLALQ; from the coding sequence ATGGAACGAATTCTTTTTGTCACACATAACTTCAAAGGTGGTGGTATTCAAAAAATCACCCTTGATACCGCTCGCTATCAAGCTCAACAAGGTAATGATGTAACATTATTAGCACTTGAAGAAGGTATGGATTTTCAATTGGATTTTTCATGTGCATATCACGTACTCCCAGTAAAAGAATTTCTTTTTAAACATCCTTTTCTTGGGCTATATTTTTTATTTTATAAGATGTTTTTGCGTAAAATATTCCCTCAAAGTGAACACTTATGGGCAGGAACTATATATAAAAAAATATTTATGGAGTATCAAAAAACACAGCAACCTTTTGATGCTATATTTATAAATGGCGCTCGTTCAATGAATAGGCTTTACAGCTTAAATTTATCTCAAGTTGTGTATAGCTTACATTTACCGCATGTATTAGCTAAAAAAAATAATATCTATTATAACTTTTTATTCAAAAAATTATTTTTAAATAAAAAGGTTTTTACTGTCTCTGATTTTATTAAAGATCCTATATTGAAGAAGTCAATGCAGTTATCTATTCCATTAAAATGTTTAGAAACAATATACAATCCATGCGATAAGAAAGACTTATTAGAAAAATCAAAAGATGAAATAAATTTTAATAGTAAATTTATTCTTGCTGTTGGTCGTTTGAGCCGTCAAAAACGATTTGATGTATTAATCGATGCTTACCACCTTGCGGATATTGATCTGCCTTTAATTATTTTAGGGGAAGGTAATCAACGTAAAGTACTTGAGAAAAAAATAGAACAGTTAAATTTAAATCAAAAAGTACTATTAAAAGGTTTTGATAACAACCCATTTAAATGGATGAACCGTTGTGAGTTTTTTGTTTTAAGCTCTGATTTGGAAGGTTTTGTTTTAGTTATAAATGAAGCTCTTGCTTGCGGTGCTCCTGTTATTGCAACTGACTGTGGGCCCGTTACCGAGATATTAACAGGAGAACTACAAAAAGGTATTGTTCCCAAACAAGACCCTATTGCCTTAGCCAATAAAATAAAGCAATTTGTCCAGACTCCAATATATCCATCTGAGGATGTTATAGATAAACTCTCTTTTAGTCATATAACCAAATTACAACTAAAATTAGCTCTACAATAA
- a CDS encoding glycosyltransferase family 2 protein, producing the protein MANKHSLSVILITKNEADRVELCLQSIVDIADEIIVLDSGSTDETVAICQRYTDNVTVTDWPGFGKQKQRALDKASCDWVLSIDADEALDEQMQQALVSLLAQDSITATAYRLPWGVTLYGKTLKYGRSARSVLRLFKRDGAHYTLDEVHETVIPSAGTTEVMSGLLLHYTHRDYGHGLDKAAQYAWLGSKKYHRKGKKSHGLGLALIRAIWTFILIYIIRRGFLDGSVGFIVAMTYAQVSFNKYVGLWLLEHDRS; encoded by the coding sequence ATGGCAAATAAGCATTCTTTATCTGTTATATTAATCACAAAGAATGAAGCGGATCGGGTTGAACTATGTTTGCAATCTATCGTTGATATAGCCGATGAAATTATTGTATTAGACAGTGGCTCAACTGATGAAACCGTGGCAATTTGTCAACGCTATACCGATAACGTTACCGTGACTGATTGGCCTGGGTTTGGTAAACAAAAACAACGCGCATTGGATAAAGCCAGCTGTGATTGGGTACTGTCAATTGATGCAGATGAAGCTTTGGATGAGCAAATGCAACAAGCCTTAGTTTCATTGCTCGCTCAAGATTCGATCACGGCCACTGCATATCGCTTACCTTGGGGAGTGACGCTGTATGGTAAGACATTGAAATATGGACGTAGTGCTCGTTCAGTTTTACGCTTATTTAAGCGAGATGGTGCTCACTATACATTAGATGAAGTACATGAAACCGTGATACCAAGTGCAGGTACTACGGAAGTTATGAGTGGGTTGTTATTACATTATACTCACCGTGATTATGGGCATGGCTTAGATAAAGCCGCCCAATATGCATGGTTAGGCTCAAAGAAATACCATCGTAAAGGTAAAAAATCTCACGGACTGGGCTTAGCATTAATACGTGCAATATGGACCTTTATTTTAATTTATATTATTCGTCGTGGTTTTTTAGATGGTAGTGTTGGCTTTATTGTTGCGATGACTTATGCGCAGGTGAGCTTTAATAAATATGTCGGTTTATGGTTACTTGAACATGATCGTAGTTAA